The Sulfuricurvum sp. IAE1 DNA segment CCATGTTCGATGCGACGAACTCCGCCGCGCGCTCGTTCATTACCAGTCTGGCACGTTTACATCCAGACGTTCCCGACGTAATCCCGAACGTCTGGTTTCCCAGCGTCGTGTTGGTGGTCGCCTGAAGGGCGAGCATCAGCGCCGAACTGTCGTCTTTGATAATCTGCGATCCCAGACCGCATCCCGTTTGATTGTTCACCGTCGCGAAACCGGCCGTACTCAATGCCGCAACCGCAACAAACGAAAGAATGATTTTTTTCATTTAAAACCCCTTTTCATAAGAATTAACAACAAGTATAGGCGATCACAGCTTAATCTATTCTGCTTTCACACCAAATGATTCCGACCGATCGCTAATGCCAGCCGTGCCAAAAACTCTTCACGCGATACTTCTTTGGCACCGAGGCTTTTGAGATGCTGTGTAGGAACCTGGCAATCGATAAAATCGATCTCCCACTCTTCGGTTTTCGCGATTAACGCCGCAAGTGCCGCTTTGGACGCATCGCTCACTTTTGCAAACATCGATTCGCCGCAAAACACCTTTCCCACTAATACACCATAAAGCCCCCCTACCAGTTCTCCGTCACGATAGGCTTCGACGCTGTGGGCATATCCGAGTGCAAAAAGTTCTTCGTATGCATCGACCATTTCAGGAACGATCCAGCTCCCTTTTTGTTTTTTTCGCGGAATGCGGGCACATTCGCGAATCACTTCGGAAAAAGCCGTATCGAAACGTATGTCGAAGGAGTGCAGTTTTTTACGCAATGAACGGTGCAGTTTGAATTCGGCCGGAACCAGAATCAGCCTGGGGTCGGGAGACCACCACAAAATCGGGTCGCCGGGACTGTACCATGGAAATATCCCCATCCGATACGCCATCATGAGCCGCGACGGGGAGAGATCGCCGCCGAAAGCGACGATTCCCTCTTCCGAAGCGCTTCGGGGATCGGGGAAAGCAAGGTGATGGGGAAGTTTGGGGATCATCAGGGGAACCGGAACTCCAGTTGATCGGAATAGTCGACAAAAACTTTTCCGCCGCCGGCCAATTTTCCGAACAGCATCTCATCGACCAGAGGGTCTTTGATTTTTTCCTGGATGATGCGGGCGAGCGGCCGTGCACCCATCGCTTTATCGTAACCCGTTTTCGCCAAATAAGCTTTGGCAGCGAGTGCGATTTCAACGGAAACTTTTTTCGGCTTGAGCTGGGCGTTGAGCTGCACGATGAATTTATCCACGATCCCCTCGACGACTGCCGGCGGCAACGCAGCGAATTCGACGACGGCATCCAGACGATTACGGAATTCAGGGGTGAAAAATGATTTGAGCGCCTCATGCCGGGAAATCGAACTGTCTGCATTGAACCCCATGACGTTGCGTTCGCTCGCACCGATGTTGGAGGTCATCACCAACACGACGTTGGCGAAATTAGCTTTGAAACCGGTATTGTCCGTCAGGGTGGCACTGTCCATCACCTGCAACAGCACGTTCATCAAATCGGGATGGGCTTTTTCAATCTCGTCAAGCAATAAAACCATGTAGGGGTGTTTGCGTACCGCTTCGACAAGCAGCCCCCCCTGTTCGAATCCGACATATCCCGGAGGCGCGCCGATAAGGCGGCTTAACGCATGTTTTTCCATGTATTCGGACATGTCGAACCGTTCAAAATAGATCCCCAGTTTTTCGGCCAGCGACTTGGCAAGCTCGGTCTTCCCTACCCCCGTCGGTCCGGCGAA contains these protein-coding regions:
- a CDS encoding DUF3015 family protein, which translates into the protein MKKIILSFVAVAALSTAGFATVNNQTGCGLGSQIIKDDSSALMLALQATTNTTLGNQTFGITSGTSGCKRARLVMNERAAEFVASNMDQLSREIAIGQGESVDTLAELLNVDDKAAFAATLQANYNAIYTSEKADMASVMDNVATIAG
- the aat gene encoding leucyl/phenylalanyl-tRNA--protein transferase; the encoded protein is MIPKLPHHLAFPDPRSASEEGIVAFGGDLSPSRLMMAYRMGIFPWYSPGDPILWWSPDPRLILVPAEFKLHRSLRKKLHSFDIRFDTAFSEVIRECARIPRKKQKGSWIVPEMVDAYEELFALGYAHSVEAYRDGELVGGLYGVLVGKVFCGESMFAKVSDASKAALAALIAKTEEWEIDFIDCQVPTQHLKSLGAKEVSREEFLARLALAIGRNHLV